agttatcgatagtgtttataattaaaccacagtagccacaaatgtacagttgtctgagacgttatgaaatgtatCCAGtggtctgctatggtttattttcataataggtaaacacaggtcacaagttaacacggtcacatttccttgattcagcagctgcatgatgtgccgccgagagtcctgtcttcaaTCGAGAGATCTGGAGTTGATTGGGTGTAGATCGATAGCTGGGTGGTTAGTAACTCTCGTCTCGCCGCGTGCCATCTTTTAGCgcatgttcgaaacccgggccaacacagacgttctttatttttttgtttatcctacttacttcagccgcgaaacgggcgatcatactaataacttgtgtAGCAACAATCACTTTCTGgggaataattaactcaaatgaagtgaatattCATAAGTCTATGAATATAATGTGCTTAttgtttacaaatattaaattacccaaagaggtaatatttaatcatttgaaggtaacctttactagaattaatttaagttaatCTAGACAATCTGTTCGTCCCGCGAACTGGAAGCTAGACGTCCTTatcaaaattcaataaaaatacccttcttacaaactccaagaaatattaatcttctgatcaggaaaaaactgtattttctgtGTCTGTACTACTTAGATTACTGAAATTAATCCATAGAAAGCAAAGCTTGTAGCTTAGATCACACGATTCAGGGACTTCGATCTTGATGAGCAATAAAACAGTTCAATTCAAGCAAATTAtggtaattaataaaaacagactAAAGAGTACATAACTACACTTCACACGGAGTAAATATGAGTATATAGCAAAACGAACAGTacaatttaaacaagataaacgaACAAGAATAGTAATGAGAAATGAGAGAGAAAgtgaagagaaagagagcgagagagagaagacaAATCTCAGCATGACAATATTCAAACAGTTAACTTTTCAAGAGAGCCCAAGTCATTGAATAATTTCACAAACATGGAATAGCCTAGACAACCTTAAACAGCAATTTTAAGTTGCGATATAAGAAAGTACTTGCTTTGATCTGGCTCTTGTGTGTAGCTGAGTTCAAATTGTCCGTCGGTGCGACTTCAGCGTTGTTCTTTCCAGAGCAGATGATGCGTGAGCTCGATGATTAACGCGAATGTAAACTTTGCCAAAAGATGATTAGACTTAAGTTCGTTTGGCTCGTGAAGACAATTGAACGAAGTCAAATatcagaagacaacaaagaaaaactaaaatgaaacgaaAAGTAAAGAAGAACAAACGGAGAAACTTCTTGAAGTCCGGTTGCGAAGCTGAGAACCCCCTCTTTCTCTGGCGGAATGCCAAAAACACCGGCTTccctttgtttttatgtaaaagtaGGTTTACACCTATCTTTCCGTATAAACCAATGAAGTGTAAGAAACTGAGGCGGGAAAAATCTTCTTTGTTTGCTGATTTCCGCCCACTGGTCTAATTTATGGCGatgacaaaattaaacatttttcctAAGCAAGATTGTTCCTCTGaaacaatgcatctttttgtaatttgctgTCAAGATTCGTTACAGTCGTGTTTTTACGATTATACAGACaccaaaaactataattttgcaAAGAGTTTTTCCTAACTACATGCATATTAAGTTTGATTAAACACacagtaacatttatatattccACTATGCCACATACATACATTTGAGCACATAAAGGgagacattaaaatacatttagaggTAGTTTTATGGAAACATGTCCATGGGCTAGCCAAAAATGCTTGTGCCTgttactgaatgtgtgtgtgtctgttctgtGGAAGTTGTTCACTAGATagcacggtaaccagttaaaccgtaacaccgggaagattaggcaaatagactggtgacgtaggtctgcgcgcgtttctcaatacaaagtacgctgatttcggacttgcatcctcggtagttcagactttgtgcattcgattcgggagtgtgatgtctgcgaggatgcaggtccggtaattctgcaaacatcagcgtacttgataacttcagtcagctcgccttgactactgcaattttcttcactgtatatttataataaaacaaaaaaggatatgaaataccactgcctccttagttcaggtgtatatatacagtcattacaaatgaaactaaatataatataaattgcctcttttattaccgtcaactgtgagtgacgtcacttcccaatgcaaacacgcctaataaaatggccccacccctgtcacttgattgacaggtttccgtgtagacgttggaaattcaaatgcaaaaggaattgcgatttcatttgagttttggcagtttacatacacagtgcagagagactgaaaaggcaaatgtggtaattaatattgctatttaaatatgacaggctcacagctcgtaagatatgggaaacacaattgcaaacggactttgcatttccattttaaatttggcagacactgtgcgttcgtttaaacgaaaatgcaaatgGTAATgcacgatttgcatttgcgtttggattgtcacattttatgcttccacaaattgaaaacgcaattgaaaatacaatttgcaatttcttttgaataatgtccagAATATAATTCCATAGAGTCACATACGGTGGCCAGGAAGTGCAAAACAACATTACAAAGGGTGAAACACTTTTACAAAGCTCGAGACAAGTTTAAATTTTGGAAAACATTTTTACCAATCATAAAACACAATTACATGGGGAAAACACTTTTACCAAGGACgtaacaaatttacattttagaaaaaaaatttacaaGACGCAAATACCTTTACCAGTCCCGAAACAAATTTACAATGACAGATTCTTCACTGAAAGGGAATGTACCACACACCGGAAGTGACGCGGTGAaaggtgttgttgttgttagtgaGCGCGGTAAATTCGTTTTGTGGAGTAAATGGTTTAAAGTTTATGGTGATCGAGCATGGACTGCGACCGAGGGATGTTTTGCCCGTTTTGTGGCAAACACATGAGCTTAACGCAGTTTTGCTTTGCGTGTGGTCGGTGTTTGGAGTTCCTAAAGGACACGGACCAGACGGAAACATCAGACATACTTGCATCAATGTGTTCAATATTTTAACTAGGGCCACTCGTACACTGTAATCGTGGACATGATGTCAAGTCTACACGGTGTAAACATCAGCTTGAGGACTCTTAAAAGTAAACTGAACGAAGCCGGGTTGTACCGCAGAAAGTCCTATTCCTCTCTAAACTCCGTGAGTAACGCCATCAGATTGGAACTTCGTGGACCTGGACAACTATTTGGCTACCGCACGATGTGGCAGGTACTTAAACAAAAGTACAATTTTCGAGTGAAGAGGGATGATGTGATGAATATGCTCCGGGAGCTTAATCCTCGAGGGTGTGAGAGCAAAACACGCAGAAGGTTTACAAGAAGAACTTACCACTCAATGGGACCTAACTATATGTGGCACGCAGATGGTTATGATAAACTTAAGCCATTCGGTTTGGCCATATCGGGATGCATAGATGGATTTTCACGTAAAGTACTGTGGCTTGAATGTGGACCAACAAACAATAACCCAACAGTGATTGCTCACTTTTTCATGTCGTGTGCGAAACCTCTGTGTCATCCCCATGAGACTGAGGACTGATTGCGGCACTGAGAACGGCATGATGGCTGCAATTCAATGTACGCTACGCCACCATCACAGTGACTACTACTCTGGCGCGTCCAGCCACATGTACGGCTCATCTATAAATAACCAGCGTATTGAGTCCTGCTGGTCTATATTTAGAAAGGGAAGGTGAGTGGTCTTCATAAAGGGTCATTGCATCTTTTGGTCATTCGAAcgggtaatgaaaaaaaaaaatcgaatgacCAAAAGATGCAGACCATAAATTTTATTACGACTAATCtttgattttattattcaaacataTGTGTATATGGTTACAAGAATAACTACAATTTGTATCAATTTCAATAGGTCTCAGTTCTGGATGGAGTTATTTGCAGACCTTAGAGAAGCCGGATACTTCAACTGGAGTCATTATCATCAGTGCCTATTGAGATATTGCTTTGGTGATGTTATACAGAGGGACTTGGATGAGTGTGTGAGACTGTGGAACAGTCACAGGATTCGCCCTTCCAGAACAGCAGCATGTCCAGGAGGAGTGCCCAATGAACTCTACCACTTACCACACAGGTGATACATTGATTATAAACAGATTAAAGTATTATTCTAACGTTTTAGTTTACATGAAAAGAAATGCTTATGTTTTCTATTTAACATAGGTTTGGCTCCAGAGACTGCGGATTTCAAATCGAAAAGGCTGAACTGGATGCCCTTCCTGAGGCTAGCCTGTCAATGACTCCTTGTGGGGACCCTAACATGCAGGAGTACTTGGACTTTGCCATGGAACACAATCAGTTACAGAAGCCAGAGAACATGGAGTCTGCATCAGAACTATACATGAAACTAAAAGAAATGGCTCAGCTATGAAATTATCAAAAAGGGAGTTTTTTTGTAGTGGTGTAATACTGCTGTCTGTCTGAACAGAATGTTTATGAATCTTTCACCCACAGCTTAATTGTTTTTAAGTGTGatgtaaattaatcaaaaataataagtatttattaaatttttgtaGGATAGAAAACAAAACTTCTTGAACTACTTGTTTCTTTATCTAAAACAGTGATTCACAAAGGGATCCCAGTTTGAGAGTCACAAatctaaaacattttgaaaatgttaacggttagagaaaaaaaaaacatgctcacaTACCGTtacattataaaaacaattatgacAACTGCACTTTAAAGTGAACCTTTCACAACAACGTTTACAGAGTCTTAACTCAAGGGGTCATCTATTTAGCTTAAAAACAGCCAAATCCTGGACTATTTTGAATTCCAAAGTCCATTTGTGACTTAAATGTCATCcaggaccctccagagtccagtcaggttccggttgaccttccagagtcgaggcaggtgcccgtggactttccagagtcaagtcagggttTCGTGTACCCTTCagtgtcagggctagtcaccgatgaccctccagagtcagggctagtcaccgatgaccctccagagtcagggctagtcaccgatgaccctccagagtcagggctagtcaccgatgaccctccagagtcagggctagtcaccaatgaCCCTCCAGactcagggctagtcaccaatgaccctccagagccagcgccagtcactgatgaccctccagagccagggccagtcaccgatgaccttccagagtcagggccagtcactgctGACCTTCCAGATTCAGGGATaatcactgatgaccttccagagccagggctagttacCATGGACTtcccagagacaaggctagtcatcgtggacctttcaaaGTTGGGtcaggtcactggtgatcttcaaggactgagtcaagtcaccggggaccttcatgaacagatgcaagtcaccaataatcttcatgagcagagccaggtcagcaccgatcttctggagtccagtagagacaccatgtaattaccagagtttcgtcctcccgttgatccggccgcatggaagtggtggtcttctgatccgccctgggggctttgtgcattgACCaaaaggatgtggtggtcttctgctccgccctggagggcttccgccttgaccacaggggtgtggtggtcttctgcttcgccctgggggccttctgccctgaccacacggtggtggtggtcttctgctccgccctggggaactccagcctcgaccacaaggatgtggtggtcttctgctccgccctggagggcttccgccctgaccacacggttgtggtggtcttccgctccgccctggagggcttccgccccgaccacacggttgtggtggtcttctgccccgccctggggggcttaatgttattttttgctttttgtttttgtgttcactcctgttcctgttcctctctgttagcctggccctccgtccctccccctgaacctcctacGGTCCACCTCCCTACTGGTCTCCCTGGTTTAggtttacacttctggtgtctgttccctGTGTTTTTTTCCCTGCAGCCCCttcccccccccatttctggagaggaagtcggccaccgctatctgaacacccggcctgtggatcaccttgaacttaaaaggctgaagagctagataccaatgagtgatccgcgcgttggtatacttcatgcggtggagccactgcagcggagcgtggtccgaacagagggtgaactcccgtcccaggagataatagcagaGGGTGAGGacagcccatctgatggcaaggcactcttttctatggtgctgtacttagcctctctcttcgagagcttccggctaatgtacagcaccggccgttcctccccctctatctcctgggacaggactgcccccagccccctgtccaacgcgtctgtctgcaacagaaaagggagagaaaaatcaggagagtgtaacaacggcccgccacacagagtagccttgacctgggtaaaggcctgctgacacggctccgtccactggaccatatctggcacctcctttttagtaaggtcagtcaaagggctggtgaggtccgaataattaggaataaaccgtctataatatcccaccAGCCCCAAGAAcagccttacctcctttttggtcttgggacgtgggcaggtcgcaatagcggctgtcttatcaatttggggacgcacctgtccatgccccaagtggaagcccagataccttacttccacacgcccaatcgcacacttctttgggttggccgtgagccccgctcccctcagcgacctcaggacagccctcagatgctgcatatgccgctgccaatcattactaaatataatgatatcatccaggtaggcagccgcatatgcagcatggggccgtagaatcttatccatgaggcgctgaaaggtagctggtgccccgaacaagccaaacggaagggtaacaaactggtgtaatccaaacggcgttgtgaaagctgtcttttctctggataatggagacaaggggatctgccaatagccctttgttaagtccaatgtcgaataaaaacgagccgtgcctagccgatagagcaactcgtcaacccgcggcattggatacgcgtcgaattttgACAcggcattcaccttgcggtaatccacacagaaccggactgagccgtccgttttcggaactaaaactatcgggctcgcccagttactattggattcttctattacccccatgtcaagcatagcgcctaattcagcctgaactacttttttcttgtgctcaggtaagcgatacggccggctgcgaactaccactcccggctcggtctcgatatggtgcagaatcaggttagtacggcctgGTAGGGGTGAGAAGAcatcggcaaactctgcctgtaatttcgttaaatcagtgagttgggacggcaaGAGGTGATCTctacctggagccagggcgagggattgtggtttgatgttcgcctctggtccgagatcatcctcccccccaatcaccgttgccaacatcactgattccgcctcattccatttttttaggaggttgaggtgatagatctgatgggacccgttcctatcggaccgtattacctcataatcgagatctccgacttgtcgtgcgacctcaaacggtccctgccacttagccattaacttagagctcgacgttgggagtaatacaagtactttctctcccggtgcaaatttgcgtaatcttgttcccctgttatacagctggctatggcggtcctgggcttgtaacaaattctccattgatagccgccccaatgtatggagttttgttctcaagtccagcacatactgaatttcatttttgcctgaagcagaacccagcggtcctggctcagtttctcccacctgtatccgcgcggtctccttccgtgccttatttccccaagaggcatccgtacataacgaccccaataaaaccgtaaacgcgggccaattcgttcccaaaattatcggatgctgGAGGTAGgcaggtcgtcgaagaccaggaggttcgccaccggaagttgttgcgcggccacctgggctttgccggagagcaggggaatgaggcgcaccggccactgctcacGGGGCCACCCGCACGCCTCCGCCGACTTCTGGAAGAGCTCCAGGAAGGCCTCTagatcgtcctggggccccatcttgtgtaATGGCAGGTGCATGGGCGCGGcgctcctgctgggcctggacgaTGGCTTGGAAGCACCTCTCCTGATCGAtcctcaagtccagcagggcctggtgttgttcgcggtgcaggaccgcgagggaggcgatgatgtccgcaagcggcgtggaggaaGGGTTTTGCATGGCATATTTATTAACTTAAGATAACtgaaacttcacaaacaccaaatggtgacttttactctgacacgttcgcacaacactttcggtttactccttTCGGTTTCCATTTCCGgttcgggtcagcagtccgtctctctctctcgcctgctTCGGTCTCttctggcgttttatactctctccgcgccaattactgaaacaagaaacaggtgttgatagtttttgcccaaaccactcacttatcgctcgtctcctgattctcccGCTACAGACGTCTCTAAACCGCGCCCCCCTGCCACATTATCATTTCCATGTTAAAacatcttacaaacaaaaatgtcctCCCCGTGAAATcagttaaataaagttaaattatgtcatttctttatgatttttgtttttattatttacctGTAGCAAGACGTTTTTTCTGGAATTTTTTCAGGTGGATCCAGATCCTCAGCATCAGAtataactatctaaaaaaaaagattaaaatatctgtaacaacaacaacaacaacactgaaagCAATACATTTCATGGTGCCAGTCTGCCTTATTACCTGTCCTGGCTGATTTGTTGATGGATGTTCTGGTGCATCTCTGAAATATGATAAAGCATACAAATTATTAGCTCCATGATAAAGGCTATAATATAGTTTTGAGTAAAAGGTAGTATTATAGGGAacaaaaagatttataaaaaaaaaaaagttattatttttttaaattacattacacaTACAGTATTTCCTGTTTGAAGTTCATCAAAGCGAATTCTCTGATCACATCAACAACTTAAAGATCGATAATTTAAAAGGACTCTGAAATTTGGTATCTAGCCTTCGTCAGCGAGTCAAATGGATGAAATGAGAGACAATGGGTCTTTTCTAGTGGCCAATGTGTTCTGGGCTAGAGTGGGTGTTTTAGACATTTTAAAACCAGCAGGTGTCCTTCGGGCCTACAGTCAAATCATGTACACATAATGTATACACCAAGATTCATATTGGTTGATTaccactagaaaaaaaaaaaaaaaaattatttatatgtcTCACATTACATCTCTCCCACTTCattctcatgttttttttttttaaggtttggtTAATTTGTCGTTTGTGTTTATTCACCTGCAAGAgcttattgttatgtttttaggACACACCAATAAGCTCTTGCAGGTGAATTAAGTAAAGCTCACACAAGCAGCTGTGGGTCCTTTAGTTAGGGAGTGAGGAGGAACCTCCAGTCAGTTACAGAAACAGCCTGTAGCAACGTTGAGCTTATGTGTGATCTTGCTTTATTTCCAGGTGAACAAAAGTGATAAAACATTTCCAAAACagcaatataaatgtataatgtgtatgtgtataaggAGTGAAATATCTGCTTGTAGTTTTATCACAATTTTGAGagttaaatgaattttttttttcaatttgcccTTTACCTGGTAGTAAAAGCACTGTAGCCCAATAAGATATgagttattactattatttccagtcaagaagtaaataaataatttcaaccCATGCACGCCTGAAATTTCCTTTGTGTACAAGTGTGCAACACCTACCTTTCATCTTCCAGCTTGAGTTTGGGAGTACTTCGATTTTGTGGTTCAAAAACCTGAGATGAAACAGATAAAATTATCAACAATTTTCAACAGCTTCCATTATTGTTCCATTACCACGTACATCAATGCTGAATGGTTTCCTGTGTTACTGTATAATAGTTACtgcaaaataatcaaaacaaaCCATTTTCCACTAAATTATTGACCAGGACAAAGATTGTATGCGTAAAATCCAATGcacatctaataaataaatacaaacatacataactataaaaaaaatttgaaataactGATGTACCAAAGTGTCAGCTCAATTGAATTCAGTCGTGCTCCTTGTTGTGATGACAATTTCAGAATCAGAGTCTGAGGTatcatccactgaaaaaaaataaaccaaacaaacatTATCTATCGTCCAGCAGAGtatcaaaatatgtaaaaatattgaaTCATGAGATCCACTAACCTCTTTTATAGTATTTTTCTAGGCAAATGAAAAAAGTGATCCTGGAATATGCCTTTCCTATTTCCTTTTTATATTCTGCCAATTTGAATGGCCTTTCTGACCCAGGCACATGGACCACCTCTGAGCAGTCTGGATACAAACGGACGTAAGGTCCTTCGTGCATGTCCTTGTTAAATATTCTCATTTTCTGTACAGCTTGTTTCAGTAGTTCAGGTGCTGCTACCTCCAGGTCTGTAAATAACTGGAGTGTTTTTCCTCTTAGAGGTTTTAAATCGGTTCCATCAGTTTCATGTGGCACCATCAATCCTACATTTATCTAGTAAAATAACAAAGATATATAATTAATGTATACGTTGTAcataggtaaaataaaaatacacataaacacaaatacatataGAACATTGCAAAATTGTATAGGACAGTCAGTACAATTTACCTGGACGTGTTTTCTTTCTTTAGGCTTAAATCTTCCTTTTGGCCCATAGTTAAAAGACTGCCGTTCTTTTGACTTCGAGCTTCTGTACTCCATGAACTGTCTATATGATGGGCATGGTTGTTCTGCTGAAATTGTCAGAGTTCCGTTTCAAAACAGAAAATTATAAGCTGctcaaaaaaatcattattagcaTTACTATAGCTAGCATTTtgctacactaaaaaaaaaataacaaataacaacttACTTTGCTTAGCACTGTCCGGCTGTCGAGACGTCCCCGGTATTCCGTCTGGTCCGCGTCCTTTAGGAACTCCAAACACCGACCACACGCAAAGCAAAACCGCGTTAAGCTGCTCATGTGTTTGCCCCAAAACGGGCAAAACATCCCTCGGTCGCAGTCCATGCTCGATCACCATAAACTTTAAGCCATTTACTCAACACAAATTTACCGGGCtcactaacaacaacaacaccttTCACCGCGTCACTTCCGGTGTGTGGTACATTCCCTTTCCGTGAAGAATCTGTCATTGTAAATTTGTTTCGGGACTGGTAAAAGTGTTTTGcgtcttttagattttttttctaaaatgtaaatttgtttcgtccttggtaaaagtgttttccccatgtaattgtgttttatgattggtaaaaatgttttccaaaatgtaaatttgtctCGAGTTTTGTAAAAGTGTTTCACACTTTGTAATGTTGTTTTGCACTTCCTGGCCACGGTAGTCCCAGCTAGGTAACTGTCAATAAGCCTATTTTCAGACATTGCATGGTAACATTTCGCCTAATGCAACCATGGTAAGGCAGCAAAGTTCTATGATGATTACaccagaatgagagtatagttcctagccatattggCCCAGAAAATCGCAATTCCgtcagtcttagtacacaatgtaaaaaCAGAAGAgtcttaaataggaaaaatatagaaactcttttgtcatttttgagcgaAATGTTAATGATCTAATCTAATTCAATTATCTATGCTAagttaagctaaaagtgctagtgatgggaagttcggatcattttaccgactcggaattttgagtctcgttcagcaaaatgaacaaatcttttttcgagtcatttcgttcattttagcaaaatgtaatgaaaatgttatgtgttacttccccaacacatctagtacttacgcaaacgttgatcacactaaaaacaatacaaaactaaaatgctataagatacagaaaaaaaattccttctttacctgggtcttcagtctgtgattagctcacctcacctcttatctgacaagaagtcctcgggtttaagtcattccttaatcacgtgacagccccatacgcaaaactaacgcagtcttgagccggaaagagaattgattagttcatctcatgagtctttcgggtctcgggtcgagtttgactcgttccttaatcacgtgacagccctatacgcaaaactaacgcagtcttgagccggaaagagaattgattagttcatctcatgagtctttcgggtctcgggtcgagtttgactcgttccttaatcacgtgacagacccatacgctatttctgacattttctgtcactgtgtttttgttactgtttgttgaggatctgtggtttgttattattttataaataaat
This is a stretch of genomic DNA from Carassius carassius chromosome 10, fCarCar2.1, whole genome shotgun sequence. It encodes these proteins:
- the LOC132151318 gene encoding uncharacterized protein LOC132151318 isoform X2; this translates as MVIEHGLRPRDVLPVLGQTHEQLNAVLLCVWSVFGVPKGRGPDGIPGTSRQPDSAKQKQPCPSYRQFMEYRSSKSKERQSFNYGPKGRFKPKERKHVQINVGLMVPHETDGTDLKPLRGKTLQLFTDLEVAAPELLKQAVQKMRIFNKDMHEGPYVRLYPDCSEVVHVPGSERPFKLAEYKKEIGKAYSRITFFICLEKYYKRVDDTSDSDSEIVITTRSTTEFN
- the LOC132151318 gene encoding uncharacterized protein LOC132151318 isoform X1, whose product is MVIEHGLRPRDVLPVLGQTHEQLNAVLLCVWSVFGVPKGRGPDGIPGTSRQPDSAKQTEQPCPSYRQFMEYRSSKSKERQSFNYGPKGRFKPKERKHVQINVGLMVPHETDGTDLKPLRGKTLQLFTDLEVAAPELLKQAVQKMRIFNKDMHEGPYVRLYPDCSEVVHVPGSERPFKLAEYKKEIGKAYSRITFFICLEKYYKRVDDTSDSDSEIVITTRSTTEFN